A DNA window from Aminiphilus circumscriptus DSM 16581 contains the following coding sequences:
- a CDS encoding YfcC family protein has translation MSERKSKVPHTFVLLFGLIVLAVIGTYVLPAGQFDRAKDERTNRTLVVPGTYHHVEQTPVSPFNTFIAIQKGMVDAGEIIFFVFLVYASFFVVLQTGALHAFIGWLLRILKGKEILAIPVFMYTFALGGAIFGMYEETFGFIPLFVGLAIAMGYDAIVGVSMVCFGVAMGFAAAFMNPFTVGIAQKIAEIDPLFEGMGFRMVCWFVMVSMAVLWTMRYAKKIKQDPTKSLVYGLDMGSLALDHDELVKSHFRPKDKAILAVVVGTVVLLVWGVIEKGWYFDEIAGLFLIMGFASGLLSGMSPSKLASCYLEGCRDIVFGALVIGLSRGVLVVMKEGQIIDTVVNGLAQPLSNFPSWVGAEGMLIVQTLINFFIPSGSGQAATTMPIMAPLSDLLGISRNTAVLAFQFGDGFSNILWPTTLLPVICSISKVPIEKWWKYFVPFFLLLFVVQMVFVWAAVAFNLL, from the coding sequence ATGTCGGAAAGGAAATCCAAAGTACCGCATACCTTTGTGCTGCTCTTCGGTCTCATCGTTCTCGCCGTGATCGGAACCTACGTCCTCCCGGCGGGACAATTCGACCGCGCCAAGGACGAACGCACCAACAGAACACTCGTGGTTCCCGGTACATACCATCATGTGGAACAAACTCCGGTCAGCCCCTTCAACACCTTCATCGCCATCCAGAAAGGCATGGTCGATGCCGGAGAGATCATTTTCTTCGTCTTTCTCGTCTACGCATCCTTCTTCGTAGTGCTTCAGACCGGTGCGCTCCACGCATTCATCGGGTGGCTTCTCCGCATTCTGAAAGGCAAGGAAATATTAGCCATACCGGTCTTCATGTACACCTTCGCCCTCGGCGGCGCCATCTTCGGCATGTACGAGGAAACCTTCGGATTCATCCCTCTTTTCGTGGGACTCGCCATCGCCATGGGGTACGATGCCATCGTGGGCGTGTCCATGGTCTGCTTCGGCGTCGCCATGGGATTCGCAGCGGCGTTCATGAATCCCTTCACCGTAGGGATCGCTCAAAAGATCGCCGAGATCGATCCTCTCTTCGAGGGTATGGGATTCCGCATGGTCTGCTGGTTCGTCATGGTCTCCATGGCAGTGCTCTGGACCATGCGCTATGCAAAGAAGATCAAACAGGATCCGACAAAAAGCCTCGTCTACGGATTGGACATGGGCAGCCTCGCCCTCGATCACGACGAACTCGTGAAAAGTCACTTCCGCCCCAAGGACAAGGCGATCCTCGCCGTTGTGGTGGGCACCGTGGTGCTTCTCGTCTGGGGTGTCATCGAAAAGGGATGGTACTTCGACGAAATCGCGGGGCTCTTCCTCATCATGGGCTTCGCCTCGGGACTCCTGAGTGGCATGAGCCCCAGCAAACTTGCCTCCTGCTACCTCGAAGGATGCCGGGACATCGTCTTCGGCGCCCTCGTCATCGGCCTTTCCAGGGGTGTTCTCGTCGTCATGAAGGAAGGGCAGATCATCGACACGGTGGTCAACGGCCTCGCCCAACCGCTCTCCAACTTCCCCAGTTGGGTCGGCGCGGAGGGAATGCTCATTGTTCAGACCCTGATCAACTTCTTCATCCCCTCCGGATCCGGGCAGGCCGCGACGACGATGCCCATCATGGCGCCCCTCTCGGATCTCCTGGGAATTTCCCGGAACACGGCGGTGCTTGCCTTCCAGTTCGGCGACGGCTTCTCCAACATCCTCTGGCCCACCACGCTGCTTCCCGTCATCTGCAGCATCTCCAAGGTGCCCATCGAAAAGTGGTGGAAGTATTTCGTCCCCTTCTTCCTCCTTCTCTTCGTCGTGCAGATGGTCTTCGTCTGGGCGGCGGTGGCGTTCAACCTTCTGTAG
- a CDS encoding sodium:solute symporter family protein, whose protein sequence is MFFTASALAVIVLFFLGGTLSGGATKTAGDFTLGGRRSSSASVVGILLGALVGGASTVGTVQMAYQYGLSAWWFTLGGGLGCLVLGLWFASPLRETELTTIPQFLRLRYGGPTAATAMIASILGTFISVVAQFLSGIALLQNAFPLSPELATLATAFLVMSFIFAGGLRSFGALGKAKILFLYLILGICAGAAWLNGATPGALWNALPFHPFFTLFGRGFSKDLGAATSLLVGVLSTQIYIQSIFAAADAATARRGALLSALIMPPLGIFGIWVGLHMRTAGITIPPAQALSHFIRITFSPFVAGILWSGILITVIGCAAGLALGIATNLVQDVLLPLAGKRLSPRSVLQANRWAVFLVVLAAAGFGLLGRDSLILVWSYLSMGLRGAGTFFPLVFAVLFPERIPARIAFASSAGGIATTLLWPLSGLGGEPLFAGLAVAGACFLPTLFLRPQGAAPRNF, encoded by the coding sequence ATGTTCTTTACCGCATCCGCTCTTGCCGTCATCGTTCTGTTCTTTCTCGGAGGGACGCTCTCCGGAGGTGCGACGAAAACCGCGGGAGATTTCACTCTCGGCGGACGTCGCAGTTCTTCCGCAAGCGTCGTCGGCATCCTTCTCGGCGCCCTCGTTGGAGGCGCTTCCACCGTGGGCACCGTTCAGATGGCTTACCAGTACGGCCTCTCCGCATGGTGGTTCACGCTCGGAGGCGGTCTCGGCTGCCTGGTCCTCGGGCTGTGGTTCGCTTCGCCCCTCCGGGAGACGGAACTTACCACGATCCCGCAATTTCTCCGCCTGCGCTACGGCGGTCCCACCGCCGCCACCGCGATGATCGCCTCGATTCTCGGAACGTTCATTTCCGTGGTGGCGCAGTTCCTCTCGGGAATCGCCCTTCTCCAGAATGCCTTTCCCCTGTCCCCGGAGCTCGCCACGCTCGCAACGGCCTTTCTGGTGATGAGCTTCATCTTCGCCGGAGGATTGCGAAGCTTCGGCGCGCTGGGAAAGGCGAAAATCCTCTTTCTCTATCTCATTCTCGGCATCTGCGCCGGAGCGGCCTGGTTGAACGGAGCGACACCCGGAGCGCTATGGAACGCCCTGCCGTTCCACCCCTTCTTCACTCTCTTCGGAAGAGGGTTCTCGAAGGATCTGGGCGCCGCGACCTCTCTTCTCGTGGGAGTCCTGAGCACTCAGATCTACATCCAGTCCATTTTTGCCGCCGCCGACGCCGCGACGGCGAGACGGGGCGCCCTGCTTTCGGCGCTCATCATGCCACCACTCGGTATCTTCGGCATCTGGGTCGGGCTCCATATGCGGACCGCGGGCATCACGATTCCTCCCGCTCAGGCCCTTTCCCATTTTATCCGGATCACCTTCTCCCCCTTTGTCGCGGGGATTCTCTGGTCGGGAATTCTCATTACCGTTATCGGATGCGCGGCGGGACTGGCCCTGGGCATCGCCACCAACCTCGTTCAGGATGTGCTCCTTCCTCTCGCAGGAAAGAGATTGTCTCCACGCTCCGTCCTCCAGGCAAACCGCTGGGCCGTTTTTCTCGTCGTCCTGGCGGCGGCGGGTTTCGGCCTCCTTGGAAGGGACTCTCTCATTCTCGTCTGGAGCTACCTCAGCATGGGCCTTCGTGGAGCGGGGACCTTCTTTCCCCTGGTCTTCGCGGTTCTCTTTCCCGAAAGGATTCCGGCCCGAATCGCCTTCGCCTCCAGTGCGGGGGGCATCGCAACAACACTTCTCTGGCCGCTCTCGGGACTTGGCGGCGAGCCCCTCTTTGCAGGGCTCGCGGTGGCGGGAGCGTGTTTCCTCCCCACCCTTTTCCTCCGTCCCCAAGGCGCCGCGCCCCGGAATTTCTGA
- a CDS encoding ABC transporter substrate-binding protein, whose amino-acid sequence MFHRARVVLFLLAFLCVSFISGPETGLAVPKGVDPVEEGWMWQIAVIPPVEGWNSPQGESVWMALSLAAGEVNESHGGVNGHDVRFFQVTLPGREDIPLDFPGLLREWKTRRVIAVLSFADDETNLSLIPLLRIEGMPLLLAWGEWLSLRNGDGQPEPFVFALSLFRRFRIVSLAEELRRTMPEGTGIVLVADRLDPVLAASSVLLDRLLQDRGFVPLPVWVAGAGDKDVRFRLREAENAGGQILVSLLDVMGTLDLWRQIRETGSPLAIWYGGSMSPFLADRKGLVLSDQDEPLSRDPSLRGFRLRIWDVLRVRVADAALAARAYALARWFLRGLEETPPSDIARLPERLGNATGIPFGEEILSIDPATHRPRERKVAVLESDGAGWFLRRIVSVPSGAFPE is encoded by the coding sequence GTGTTTCATCGAGCCCGGGTGGTACTGTTTCTTCTCGCGTTTCTCTGTGTTTCTTTCATTTCAGGACCTGAAACGGGGCTTGCGGTGCCGAAGGGAGTCGATCCCGTCGAAGAGGGATGGATGTGGCAGATTGCGGTGATTCCGCCTGTCGAGGGGTGGAATTCTCCGCAAGGGGAGTCCGTGTGGATGGCCCTCTCCCTTGCAGCCGGGGAAGTCAACGAGAGCCACGGTGGAGTCAATGGCCATGATGTCCGCTTTTTTCAGGTGACCCTCCCGGGTCGTGAAGATATTCCTTTGGATTTTCCTGGTTTGCTTCGGGAATGGAAGACTCGCCGGGTGATCGCGGTGCTCAGCTTCGCCGATGACGAGACGAATCTTTCCCTGATACCGCTCTTGCGGATTGAGGGAATGCCCCTGTTGTTGGCCTGGGGAGAATGGCTCTCCCTCCGGAACGGTGACGGGCAACCCGAGCCCTTCGTGTTTGCCCTGTCTCTCTTTCGTCGTTTTCGCATCGTGTCCCTTGCGGAGGAACTCCGGCGTACCATGCCGGAGGGCACGGGGATCGTTCTCGTGGCGGATCGCCTGGATCCGGTGCTGGCTGCATCGAGCGTTCTTTTGGACCGTCTTCTTCAGGACCGGGGGTTTGTCCCTCTTCCCGTGTGGGTTGCGGGAGCGGGAGACAAGGATGTCCGGTTCCGTCTTCGCGAGGCGGAAAACGCCGGGGGCCAGATCCTCGTGAGCCTTCTGGACGTGATGGGAACACTCGATCTCTGGCGCCAGATCAGGGAAACTGGAAGTCCGCTTGCGATTTGGTACGGAGGAAGCATGAGTCCCTTTCTCGCGGATCGAAAAGGATTGGTGCTCAGCGATCAGGACGAGCCGCTCTCGAGAGATCCTTCGTTGCGCGGATTCAGGCTTCGCATCTGGGATGTCCTCCGGGTCCGCGTGGCCGATGCGGCACTCGCCGCAAGGGCCTACGCACTTGCCCGTTGGTTTCTCCGTGGGCTGGAGGAGACACCTCCCTCGGATATCGCCAGGCTTCCGGAAAGGCTTGGAAACGCGACGGGCATTCCCTTCGGGGAAGAAATTCTTTCCATCGATCCCGCTACGCATCGTCCCCGGGAAAGAAAAGTCGCCGTTCTGGAAAGTGACGGAGCTGGATGGTTTTTGCGACGGATTGTTTCTGTTCCGTCCGGTGCTTTCCCGGAGTAA
- a CDS encoding ATP-binding protein, whose amino-acid sequence MTDPYVVEFTVEGEDFLAAGEASNNIKETLKMLGVPSSICRRAAVITYEAEMNLVIHARGGTLRAEITHERIELTARDEGPGIADVDLAMREGYSTAPDHVRELGFGAGMGLPNIKRNADALYIDSVVGRGTELRAVIYFDGEDSSGGGKRRAML is encoded by the coding sequence TTGACCGACCCGTATGTGGTGGAGTTCACGGTCGAGGGAGAGGATTTTCTCGCCGCAGGCGAGGCGTCGAACAACATCAAGGAGACGCTGAAGATGCTCGGTGTTCCGTCAAGCATCTGCCGGAGGGCGGCGGTGATCACCTACGAGGCGGAGATGAATCTTGTCATTCATGCCCGGGGTGGTACACTGCGTGCGGAGATTACCCATGAGCGGATTGAACTCACTGCACGTGACGAAGGGCCCGGCATTGCGGATGTGGATCTGGCCATGCGCGAAGGGTACTCCACGGCACCGGATCACGTGAGGGAACTTGGGTTCGGTGCGGGCATGGGATTGCCGAACATCAAGCGTAACGCGGACGCGTTGTATATTGATTCCGTCGTCGGAAGAGGGACGGAGCTTCGTGCGGTCATTTATTTCGATGGGGAGGACTCCTCGGGAGGTGGAAAAAGGAGGGCAATGTTGTGA
- a CDS encoding [Fe-Fe] hydrogenase large subunit C-terminal domain-containing protein: protein MISGVKILDSVCKGCVNCIKSCPTEAIRVVDGLVHIIPELCISCGECLRTCREKALGLDEDDWGVLRAYGSPILLADPTFYVQFGSYWRPSLVREALLGVWGVEDLAEEMSVAFDLVAYANCRAIEETPPDRLPLISTYCPAMIRLIRARFPELLGHLIPSESPLEIAALLHRKNKGDVRPVTLAAPCPAKIAMVREPVGRETSIVTHAVSVRRVVRDLLAAGSRVEQDVPALENKRWILWGLRGGESRHMAQFSRRRPLRTLAVSGLRNSIDLLRELELGRLQNIDFVECRVCDLGCIGGIGNAESRFLAHLRLKNLPQKWRLSPEEKRTVEELYESGIWRLEKAVEPLERLPLGEDLAESMAKLKRLKSIYAELPHLDCGACGRPSCHALAEDVVRGDAEMTDCVFKLRDRIASLAEEITNLSKNVPHTLRTRSDER from the coding sequence GTGATTTCAGGTGTCAAGATTCTGGATTCCGTTTGCAAGGGATGTGTGAACTGCATCAAGTCCTGTCCCACCGAAGCGATCCGCGTGGTGGACGGACTCGTACACATTATCCCTGAATTGTGCATCAGTTGTGGAGAGTGCTTGCGTACCTGTCGAGAAAAGGCTCTTGGCCTCGATGAGGACGATTGGGGTGTCCTTCGTGCTTACGGTTCCCCGATCCTTTTAGCGGATCCCACGTTTTATGTGCAGTTCGGTAGTTACTGGCGGCCTTCTCTTGTTCGCGAGGCGCTGCTGGGAGTCTGGGGTGTCGAGGATCTCGCGGAGGAGATGAGCGTTGCCTTCGACTTGGTGGCCTATGCGAATTGCCGTGCCATCGAGGAGACACCGCCCGACCGGCTTCCGCTCATTTCCACCTATTGCCCGGCCATGATCCGTCTCATCAGAGCGCGCTTTCCCGAACTTTTGGGACACTTGATTCCCTCGGAATCGCCCCTGGAGATTGCCGCGCTTCTCCATCGAAAGAACAAGGGGGATGTCCGTCCTGTCACCCTGGCCGCTCCCTGCCCGGCCAAAATAGCCATGGTCCGGGAACCCGTGGGAAGAGAAACGAGCATCGTCACTCACGCGGTATCTGTCCGTCGCGTGGTTCGAGATCTCCTCGCCGCTGGTTCCAGAGTGGAGCAGGATGTCCCTGCCCTGGAGAACAAACGATGGATTCTCTGGGGACTCCGTGGAGGAGAATCGCGGCACATGGCGCAATTTTCCCGCCGCCGTCCCTTGAGGACGCTTGCTGTGTCCGGATTGCGCAATAGCATCGACCTTTTGCGGGAGCTGGAGTTGGGACGTCTTCAAAACATTGACTTCGTGGAATGCCGTGTCTGTGACCTGGGGTGTATTGGAGGAATCGGCAATGCGGAATCACGGTTTCTCGCCCATCTCCGTCTGAAAAACCTTCCCCAGAAGTGGCGTCTTTCTCCCGAGGAGAAAAGAACCGTGGAGGAACTTTACGAAAGCGGCATATGGCGGCTCGAGAAGGCCGTTGAGCCGCTGGAGAGGCTTCCTCTCGGGGAAGACCTCGCGGAATCCATGGCCAAACTGAAGCGGCTCAAGTCCATCTATGCGGAACTTCCTCATCTCGATTGCGGCGCCTGTGGGCGCCCCTCCTGTCATGCTCTGGCGGAGGATGTCGTCCGGGGTGACGCGGAGATGACGGACTGTGTTTTCAAACTGCGGGATCGCATCGCTTCGCTGGCGGAGGAGATCACGAATCTCTCGAAGAATGTGCCTCACACACTGCGGACGAGGAGCGACGAACGATGA
- a CDS encoding serine kinase, giving the protein MTIGEILAHLGADVANIGDEEREVTRGIVGDLLSYVMGTAPENALWITIHGHLNVAAVAVLRDIPCVILAGGRTPNPDFLERCRAEGIAVGLVKDTAFDVCGKLWEIGLRG; this is encoded by the coding sequence ATGACCATCGGAGAGATTCTTGCTCATCTCGGTGCGGACGTGGCGAATATTGGAGACGAGGAGCGGGAGGTGACCAGGGGAATCGTGGGCGACCTCCTGAGTTATGTCATGGGCACGGCTCCGGAGAATGCCCTGTGGATCACGATCCACGGCCATCTGAACGTCGCTGCCGTGGCGGTCCTGCGGGACATTCCCTGTGTGATTCTTGCGGGAGGAAGAACGCCGAATCCTGATTTTCTCGAGCGCTGTCGCGCGGAGGGCATCGCCGTGGGGTTGGTGAAGGATACCGCCTTCGATGTATGCGGGAAACTGTGGGAGATCGGCTTGAGGGGTTGA
- a CDS encoding PHP domain-containing protein — protein MENAGTGGRRARSETEVHAPESGHPANSGASTSPVAGATALLLRRFRVDLHVHSVLSPCAELEMGAREIVRRASREGIALLALTDHNAVANVPALAEAAEAERERLRASGVDDGGIPRILCGVEVQTEEDIHLVALFRSAEDGFVFQEWLWKSLPSRANDPDIFGYQLIIDGKNAVLDQVETLLVQGVSRSVDEVIAEIRRRGGLSFLAHVDRPGFSYVAVLGSVPEDLAVDAVELSRRLSAEEALVWRDRLGSRTILRSSDAHRLEDLRREHCMELLLAEPTFDEVALALRNEAGRCVLWPWEETPP, from the coding sequence ATGGAGAACGCTGGAACCGGGGGCCGTCGCGCCCGATCGGAAACGGAAGTGCATGCTCCGGAGAGCGGACATCCGGCGAATTCCGGAGCGAGCACGTCCCCAGTCGCGGGAGCAACGGCTCTTTTGCTGCGGCGGTTTCGCGTCGATCTGCATGTGCATTCCGTTCTCTCCCCCTGTGCGGAACTGGAGATGGGTGCGCGGGAGATCGTTCGCCGGGCCAGTAGGGAGGGAATCGCCCTTCTGGCCCTTACGGACCACAACGCGGTGGCCAATGTCCCAGCCCTGGCGGAGGCCGCGGAGGCCGAAAGGGAGAGGCTGCGCGCCTCCGGTGTGGATGACGGAGGTATTCCCAGGATTCTCTGTGGTGTGGAGGTGCAAACCGAGGAGGATATTCACCTGGTGGCTCTCTTCCGGAGTGCGGAGGATGGCTTTGTTTTTCAGGAATGGCTTTGGAAATCTCTTCCCTCCCGTGCCAACGATCCTGACATTTTCGGGTATCAGTTGATCATCGACGGAAAAAACGCGGTGCTTGACCAGGTGGAGACGCTCCTCGTCCAGGGGGTTTCCCGTTCCGTGGATGAAGTGATCGCGGAAATCCGCCGCAGAGGAGGGCTTTCCTTTCTCGCGCATGTGGATCGCCCCGGCTTTTCCTATGTGGCGGTGCTCGGCTCCGTGCCGGAGGACCTTGCTGTGGATGCGGTGGAACTGTCCCGGCGTCTTTCCGCCGAGGAGGCGCTTGTCTGGAGGGATCGGTTGGGAAGCAGGACGATCCTTCGTTCTTCCGACGCGCACCGTCTTGAGGATCTCCGTCGGGAGCACTGCATGGAACTTCTTCTCGCGGAGCCGACCTTCGACGAAGTCGCCCTCGCCCTGCGAAACGAGGCAGGACGGTGTGTCCTCTGGCCCTGGGAGGAAACGCCGCCCTGA
- the hisIE gene encoding bifunctional phosphoribosyl-AMP cyclohydrolase/phosphoribosyl-ATP diphosphatase HisIE, whose protein sequence is MTTSHWDTLRFDEKGLIPVIVQDALSGKVLMMAWADRAALEETVATGEMVFFSRSRGGRWHKGETSGNTQRLRELRADCDGDTILALVEPAGPACHTGKESCFHNPLWGTPPGDPTFLGTLWRYLQKRKNDSPEESYTARLLGKGIPRVAQKIGEEGLETSLAVALQDREGAVYEASDLLYHLLVGLLALDIPLEELWRELASRHTPK, encoded by the coding sequence ATGACGACGTCGCATTGGGACACACTGCGTTTTGACGAGAAGGGACTCATCCCGGTCATCGTCCAGGACGCCCTTTCCGGGAAAGTGCTCATGATGGCCTGGGCGGATCGCGCGGCGCTCGAAGAGACCGTCGCGACGGGAGAGATGGTCTTTTTCAGCCGATCCCGCGGAGGGAGATGGCACAAGGGAGAGACCAGCGGAAACACGCAGAGGCTCCGGGAGCTTCGGGCGGACTGCGACGGAGACACGATCCTGGCACTTGTGGAACCGGCGGGACCGGCGTGCCACACGGGAAAGGAAAGCTGCTTCCACAACCCTCTCTGGGGAACGCCTCCGGGAGATCCCACCTTTCTCGGAACCCTCTGGCGCTATCTGCAGAAACGGAAAAACGATTCACCCGAGGAAAGTTACACCGCCCGCCTTCTCGGTAAGGGAATTCCCCGGGTAGCCCAGAAGATCGGCGAGGAAGGCCTGGAAACCTCTCTCGCCGTGGCGCTCCAGGACCGCGAAGGCGCGGTGTACGAGGCGTCGGACCTTCTGTATCACCTTCTGGTGGGGCTCCTCGCCCTGGACATTCCCCTCGAAGAACTGTGGCGGGAACTCGCCTCCCGTCACACACCGAAGTAA
- the hisF gene encoding imidazole glycerol phosphate synthase subunit HisF: MLTSRVIPCLDVKNGRVVKGVNFVDLRDAGDPATLAALYMEEGADELVFLDISASTERRKTMRDWVTAVADRLSIPFTVGGGISTPEDAVEIIGLGADKVSVNTAAVRTPDLLTACARVLGRQAVVLAVDVRKKGDSWEVYVEGGRTATGMDCLDWIREGARLGAGEILLTSMDRDGTTAGYDTELLAAVTRAVRVPVIASGGAGTTEHLAEALAAGADAVLAASIFHYGHLRISQVKEALRRKGFAVRLENDGAFV; this comes from the coding sequence ATGCTGACATCCCGAGTGATCCCCTGCCTGGACGTGAAGAACGGCAGGGTGGTGAAGGGCGTCAATTTCGTCGATCTCCGCGATGCGGGAGACCCTGCGACGCTCGCGGCCCTGTACATGGAAGAGGGAGCGGACGAACTCGTCTTCCTCGACATCTCCGCTTCGACGGAACGGCGCAAGACCATGCGCGACTGGGTCACCGCCGTTGCAGACCGTCTCTCCATTCCCTTCACCGTGGGGGGAGGCATTTCCACGCCGGAGGATGCGGTGGAGATCATCGGCCTCGGTGCGGACAAGGTCTCCGTCAACACCGCCGCGGTGCGCACTCCGGATCTCCTCACCGCCTGCGCGCGCGTCCTCGGAAGACAAGCGGTGGTTCTCGCCGTGGATGTCCGAAAAAAGGGCGACTCCTGGGAAGTGTACGTGGAGGGTGGCAGGACCGCCACCGGCATGGATTGCCTCGACTGGATCCGGGAAGGCGCACGGCTCGGGGCAGGAGAAATTCTCCTCACTTCCATGGACCGTGACGGCACCACCGCTGGATACGACACGGAACTGCTCGCCGCCGTGACCCGAGCCGTGCGGGTTCCCGTCATCGCCTCGGGAGGCGCCGGCACGACGGAACATCTGGCCGAAGCTCTCGCGGCGGGAGCCGATGCGGTGCTCGCCGCGTCGATCTTTCACTACGGACATCTCCGCATCTCCCAAGTGAAGGAAGCACTCCGGCGGAAAGGATTTGCCGTGAGGCTGGAGAACGACGGAGCATTTGTCTGA
- a CDS encoding HisA/HisF-related TIM barrel protein → MIVYPAIDLYGHKVVRLTKGDFSRRSEYGDDPLGTAASFAEAGATWLHVVDLEGARRGAPVHLDLLPDLAALGLSVQYGGGLRRPEDIAATLDAGASRAMVGSLLAKDEETARRCREEFGNRLLPTVDVKGEWVAVSGWTRTSTLTPEVLLRRLLDLGYEEFLVTAVDRDGTGEGPDLPLYQRLLRLCPEARLIAAGGIWSERHVHLLDEAGLTGAVVGKALYEGEFDLATALQRWRLC, encoded by the coding sequence ATGATCGTCTATCCGGCCATCGATCTCTACGGACACAAGGTGGTACGTCTCACCAAGGGGGATTTCAGCCGCCGAAGTGAGTACGGCGACGACCCGCTGGGTACGGCGGCATCCTTCGCCGAGGCGGGAGCGACATGGCTTCACGTGGTGGATCTCGAGGGGGCTCGGAGAGGTGCACCGGTTCATCTGGACCTGCTTCCGGACCTGGCGGCACTCGGGCTCTCCGTGCAGTACGGAGGCGGACTTCGGCGCCCCGAGGATATCGCCGCCACGCTCGACGCCGGAGCTTCCCGAGCTATGGTGGGGAGTCTTCTCGCGAAGGATGAGGAAACCGCCCGCCGTTGCCGGGAGGAATTCGGAAATCGTCTCTTGCCTACAGTGGACGTGAAGGGCGAATGGGTGGCCGTGTCCGGCTGGACCAGGACGAGCACCCTCACTCCGGAGGTGCTCCTGCGGCGCCTCCTCGACCTGGGATACGAGGAATTTCTCGTCACCGCCGTGGACAGAGACGGCACCGGCGAAGGCCCGGATCTCCCGCTCTACCAGCGGCTGCTGCGTCTCTGTCCCGAAGCTCGTCTCATTGCCGCGGGGGGCATCTGGTCGGAACGGCACGTCCATCTTCTGGACGAGGCAGGCTTGACGGGAGCCGTGGTAGGCAAGGCACTCTACGAAGGCGAGTTCGATCTTGCCACGGCGCTGCAACGGTGGCGCCTATGCTGA
- the hisH gene encoding imidazole glycerol phosphate synthase subunit HisH produces the protein MTEESAPLRCGVINYGAGNLGNLHRALVRLRLPSRILSSPGELRPDDTDILILPGVGAFPPAMELLRRKGWEKALRRWVDAERPLLGICLGMQLLCEASMEDGNTSGLGFLSGVVHPLEGVSKVPHMGWNSITWLPGKENMHALVPSGSFFYFVHSFALRESAHAAATTRLDDLQFPSVVLGGRVAGCQFHPERSGLEGVAFLGRLLAFLRHGVSAPGAGNISARTNNASKHGSTGQGGPT, from the coding sequence ATGACGGAAGAATCCGCGCCACTCCGCTGCGGCGTCATCAATTACGGTGCGGGAAACCTCGGCAACCTCCACCGGGCCCTCGTCCGCCTGCGTCTGCCGTCCCGGATCCTTTCCTCCCCGGGCGAACTACGTCCGGACGACACGGATATTCTGATTCTTCCGGGCGTCGGAGCTTTTCCTCCCGCCATGGAACTGCTCCGGAGAAAGGGATGGGAAAAGGCACTGCGCCGATGGGTCGATGCGGAACGGCCGCTTCTGGGGATCTGTCTCGGCATGCAACTTCTCTGCGAGGCGAGCATGGAGGACGGAAACACTTCCGGACTCGGTTTCCTTTCCGGTGTCGTCCATCCCCTCGAAGGTGTCTCCAAGGTGCCTCACATGGGATGGAACAGCATCACCTGGCTTCCCGGCAAAGAGAACATGCACGCTCTCGTACCGTCGGGCAGTTTCTTCTACTTCGTCCACAGCTTCGCGCTGCGGGAAAGTGCCCATGCGGCGGCAACGACCCGGCTGGACGACCTTCAGTTCCCTTCGGTCGTTCTCGGCGGGCGCGTCGCGGGATGCCAGTTTCATCCCGAGCGAAGCGGCCTCGAAGGTGTGGCGTTTCTGGGACGTCTGCTCGCCTTTCTCCGTCACGGCGTCTCCGCTCCCGGGGCGGGGAACATTTCCGCGAGGACGAACAACGCTTCCAAACACGGATCAACCGGACAAGGAGGCCCGACATGA
- a CDS encoding imidazoleglycerol-phosphate dehydratase yields the protein MTRRERRSRETEIALSLSLEPGTGAIDVPCGFLGHMLELLAHHAGWTLAVTARGDLQVDAHHLTEDLGITLGQALLEELRNGTGRTRYGWCALPMDGTLVLVAVDLSGRSHLGWDAPFPSPRCGDFDTELVEEFWRGFCREARTTLHVRALAVDNAHHLAEAVFKGVGRALRQALVPTEEPGSTKGIWL from the coding sequence ATGACTCGGCGTGAGCGACGCTCCCGGGAGACGGAAATCGCTCTTTCCCTCTCCCTTGAACCCGGCACCGGCGCCATCGACGTGCCCTGCGGCTTCCTCGGCCACATGCTGGAACTCCTCGCCCATCATGCAGGGTGGACGCTCGCCGTGACCGCCCGTGGAGATCTGCAGGTGGACGCTCATCACCTCACGGAGGATCTCGGCATCACTTTGGGGCAGGCGCTCCTCGAGGAACTCCGGAACGGAACCGGGCGGACCCGATACGGCTGGTGCGCCCTCCCCATGGACGGGACTCTGGTTCTCGTCGCGGTTGACCTGAGTGGCAGATCCCACCTCGGATGGGATGCGCCCTTCCCCTCTCCCCGGTGCGGGGATTTCGACACGGAACTCGTGGAGGAATTCTGGAGGGGGTTCTGTCGTGAAGCACGCACTACGCTCCACGTGCGCGCCCTCGCGGTTGACAATGCCCACCACCTGGCGGAAGCGGTCTTCAAGGGTGTCGGCAGAGCACTCCGACAGGCTCTCGTTCCAACGGAGGAACCGGGAAGCACGAAAGGGATCTGGCTATGA